A section of the Flavobacterium sp. CG_23.5 genome encodes:
- a CDS encoding biotin--[acetyl-CoA-carboxylase] ligase, with product MKLIKLDAIDSTNEFLKGLSNKQELENFTVVTAENQTKGKGQMGAVWASEVGKNLILSVLVKDFLSDICQIYDLNIIASLAVIDALEWYNIPNLSIKWPNDIMSDNKKIGGILIENSIKSDGTIVSIVGLGLNVNQTKFENLPKASSLSVICNLKFNKEDLLFSIIDNIERKVSVGKQNSDTFWTDYSNKLFKKGVPMPFSDQNNQNFMGIIQGITAIGKLEILLEDDSVVEFDIKEIQMLY from the coding sequence ATGAAACTAATCAAACTCGATGCCATAGATTCAACAAATGAATTCCTGAAAGGATTATCGAACAAACAAGAACTAGAAAACTTTACGGTTGTCACTGCCGAAAATCAAACTAAAGGAAAAGGACAAATGGGAGCCGTTTGGGCATCTGAGGTGGGTAAAAACTTAATATTGAGTGTTTTGGTAAAGGATTTTTTATCAGATATTTGTCAGATATATGATCTCAATATTATAGCTTCACTTGCAGTAATTGATGCTCTTGAATGGTATAATATACCAAATCTTAGTATCAAATGGCCAAACGACATAATGTCAGACAATAAAAAAATAGGTGGCATTTTAATTGAAAACAGTATTAAAAGTGACGGAACTATTGTTTCTATTGTAGGTTTAGGTTTAAATGTCAATCAAACCAAATTCGAAAATTTACCTAAAGCATCTTCATTGTCGGTTATTTGTAACTTAAAATTTAATAAAGAGGATTTGCTTTTTTCGATAATTGACAACATAGAAAGAAAGGTATCGGTAGGTAAACAAAATTCGGATACTTTTTGGACGGACTACTCCAATAAATTATTTAAGAAAGGAGTTCCAATGCCTTTTTCAGACCAAAATAATCAAAATTTTATGGGGATTATCCAAGGAATAACAGCAATTGGTAAACTTGAAATTCTGCTTGAAGACGACAGTGTTGTTGAGTTTGATATCAAGGAAATTCAAATGCTGTATTAG
- a CDS encoding DEAD/DEAH box helicase, which translates to MNKKHHSNNILLNLGIESLNEMQEVAQDAILNDNNVLLLSPTGSGKTLAFLLPILEMLQPEFQSVQCLILVPSRELGLQIEQVWKKMGTDYKVNVCYGGHSIDTEIKNLSNPPAVLIGTPGRIADHIDRGTFRVDKIQTLILDEFDKSLQLGFHEQMSFIIGKLTKLNKRVLVSATSDIEIPRYTRVVNPTILDFIPENLEETNLSMKMVVSKEKDKIGSLFNLICSLKSQSAIVFCNHRDAAERISDTLNEKGIYSTYYHGGMDQDERERALIQFRNGSASYLITTDLAARGLDIPEMNHVIHYHLPSKEDEFTHRNGRTARMLASGTAYIIAHESEKKMDYIDYGMSVFNIENATSLPKPPEFQTIYISGGKKNKLNKIDIVGFFSQKGKLEKGDLGLIEVKDFISFAAVKFNKVKDLLHNVRDEKMKGKKFKIEVARKVIKKEEEN; encoded by the coding sequence ATGAATAAGAAACACCATTCCAACAATATACTTTTGAATTTAGGCATCGAAAGTCTGAACGAAATGCAAGAAGTAGCCCAAGATGCAATCTTGAATGATAACAATGTTTTATTGCTTTCGCCAACAGGATCAGGGAAAACTTTAGCTTTTTTATTGCCTATTTTGGAGATGTTGCAACCTGAATTCCAGTCGGTTCAATGTTTAATTCTAGTTCCATCTCGTGAATTAGGATTGCAAATTGAGCAGGTTTGGAAAAAAATGGGAACTGATTATAAAGTAAATGTTTGCTACGGTGGACATTCCATCGATACAGAAATCAAGAATTTAAGCAATCCTCCGGCAGTTTTAATAGGAACTCCTGGAAGAATTGCAGACCATATCGACAGAGGAACTTTCCGCGTGGATAAAATTCAAACCTTGATTTTGGATGAATTTGATAAATCGTTGCAATTGGGTTTCCATGAACAAATGTCGTTTATCATTGGAAAATTGACGAAACTGAACAAACGTGTTTTGGTTTCTGCAACTTCCGATATTGAGATTCCAAGATATACCAGAGTGGTAAATCCAACGATTTTGGACTTTATTCCAGAAAATTTAGAAGAGACGAATCTTTCCATGAAAATGGTGGTTTCGAAAGAGAAGGATAAAATAGGAAGTTTATTCAACCTGATTTGTTCGTTGAAATCGCAATCGGCCATTGTTTTTTGTAATCATCGTGATGCTGCAGAACGCATCAGCGATACATTGAATGAAAAAGGGATTTATTCTACTTATTATCATGGTGGAATGGATCAGGATGAACGCGAACGCGCATTAATCCAGTTTCGTAATGGAAGTGCGAGTTACTTAATCACTACAGATTTAGCCGCTCGTGGACTTGATATCCCTGAAATGAATCACGTAATTCATTATCATTTACCATCCAAAGAAGACGAATTTACCCATAGAAACGGTAGAACGGCTCGTATGCTTGCATCCGGAACCGCTTATATTATTGCTCATGAAAGTGAAAAAAAAATGGATTATATTGATTATGGAATGAGTGTTTTCAATATAGAAAACGCTACTTCATTGCCAAAACCACCTGAATTTCAAACGATTTACATCAGTGGTGGAAAGAAAAACAAACTAAATAAAATTGATATTGTGGGTTTCTTTTCCCAAAAAGGAAAACTTGAAAAAGGAGACTTAGGATTGATAGAAGTAAAAGATTTTATTTCGTTTGCTGCTGTCAAATTCAATAAAGTAAAAGATTTGCTGCACAATGTAAGAGATGAAAAAATGAAGGGTAAGAAATTCAAAATTGAAGTTGCCCGAAAAGTGATAAAGAAAGAAGAGGAGAATTAG
- a CDS encoding NUDIX hydrolase, with the protein MYKVFVNDKPLFLTNHISKETDFQLFLLESIDIEQLIVKIFQNKIQKAYLYHPDEKEIMKTLKAKIPVTKAGGGLVYNKKGEVLFIFRNGKWDLPKGGIEKGEEIEDTAMREVEEETGVNLLSISHKLQKTYHVFRRNGKYKLKITHWFEMQSDFEGTPEGQLEEGIEKVAWMNPEQIKEALKNSYENIKLLFEEEELLK; encoded by the coding sequence ATGTATAAAGTTTTTGTTAACGACAAACCACTTTTTTTGACAAATCACATCTCTAAAGAGACAGATTTTCAATTGTTCCTGTTAGAGAGCATTGACATCGAGCAACTTATAGTAAAAATATTTCAAAATAAAATTCAAAAAGCCTACTTGTATCATCCTGATGAAAAGGAAATCATGAAGACTTTGAAGGCTAAAATTCCGGTTACCAAAGCTGGTGGAGGACTAGTCTACAATAAAAAAGGGGAGGTTTTATTTATTTTTAGAAACGGAAAATGGGATTTACCTAAAGGCGGAATCGAAAAAGGAGAAGAAATTGAAGATACCGCCATGCGAGAAGTAGAGGAAGAAACAGGTGTTAATTTACTATCCATTTCTCATAAACTTCAAAAAACATATCACGTTTTTAGACGTAATGGAAAATACAAACTAAAAATTACGCATTGGTTCGAAATGCAATCTGATTTTGAAGGCACGCCAGAAGGTCAATTAGAAGAAGGAATAGAAAAAGTGGCCTGGATGAACCCAGAACAAATTAAGGAAGCGCTAAAAAATTCCTATGAAAATATAAAATTATTATTCGAAGAAGAAGAACTCCTGAAATAG
- a CDS encoding phosphatidylserine decarboxylase family protein, translating into MFHKEGTPSILIGIIFSTSVLLLSDKFIDTNWIKMLIQLSAFLVLIIILQFFRNPKRTVLLDENQILAPVDGKVVVIEEVFEAEYFKDKRIQVSIFMSPINVHVTRYALSGIVKFSKYHPGKFLVAWHPKSSEENERTTVVIENNTFGEILYRQIAGALARRIVNYAEEGMQVIQGTDAGFIKFGSRVDIFLPLGTPINVVLNQKAIGGKTIIATKG; encoded by the coding sequence ATGTTTCATAAAGAAGGAACCCCGTCTATATTAATAGGCATCATTTTCAGTACTTCGGTGCTTTTATTGTCTGATAAATTTATAGACACAAACTGGATTAAAATGTTAATTCAACTAAGTGCTTTCTTAGTGTTAATTATCATTTTACAATTTTTCAGAAATCCAAAAAGAACTGTACTTCTTGACGAGAATCAAATTCTTGCTCCCGTGGATGGAAAAGTAGTCGTTATTGAAGAAGTTTTTGAGGCTGAATACTTCAAAGACAAACGCATTCAAGTTTCGATTTTCATGTCACCTATAAACGTGCATGTAACTCGTTATGCCCTTAGCGGAATTGTAAAGTTCAGTAAATATCATCCCGGAAAATTTTTGGTAGCTTGGCATCCTAAGTCAAGTGAAGAAAATGAACGAACTACAGTTGTAATTGAAAATAACACATTTGGTGAAATATTATATCGTCAAATTGCCGGTGCTTTGGCGCGAAGAATTGTAAATTATGCTGAAGAAGGCATGCAGGTGATTCAAGGAACTGATGCTGGTTTTATAAAATTTGGTTCAAGAGTAGATATCTTTTTACCTCTTGGCACACCTATAAATGTAGTACTTAACCAAAAAGCCATTGGCGGAAAAACTATTATTGCAACCAAAGGGTAA
- a CDS encoding M14 family metallopeptidase, whose amino-acid sequence MRFFTFLFLLFSFSTFAQKGNKYDTFFEKGNGNQSATYQETIAYYKLLARDFPTIKMQEMGLTDSGEPLHIVTFDSEKHFDFEEIQKNKAVLLINNGIHAGEPDGIDATMQLFRDLALGKIKIPKNTVIVCIPVYNIGGALNRNSTTRANQNGPESYGFRGNARNYDLNRDFIKSDTRNTKSFVEIFHKINADVFIDNHVSNGSDYQYKLTYIITQHNKLGTILGGFLNTEMMPALVKDLQKKKIEMTPYVNSFADTPDKGFGQFFESPRFATGYTSLFNTIGFVVETHMLKKYADRVKVTYEYMRSAIDYTDANFEKIKRLRLKNEEQYQPKKSYTIKWEIDSTKKTTFPFLGYEAIYKNSDVTAGNRLFYDRTKPYKKDVPYIKEFKSVKEIIIPTAYIIPKGFWPVIDLLISNTITYTQLKKDTIIEVESYKIADFKTTTSAYEGHYLHRNTTINSKIEKLAFAKGDYIIPTQQKGIKYLLETLEPEGIDSFFNWNFFDTMLQQKEGYSDYVFEDTATRILKDNPKIKAEFELKKQNDSSFLKNPEAQLDWIYKHSVYYEKAHLQYPVYRILK is encoded by the coding sequence ATGAGATTTTTCACATTCCTTTTTTTACTATTTTCCTTCAGTACATTTGCTCAAAAAGGCAATAAATACGACACTTTTTTCGAAAAAGGAAACGGAAATCAATCCGCTACCTATCAAGAAACCATCGCATATTACAAACTTTTAGCTCGTGATTTTCCCACCATAAAAATGCAGGAAATGGGCCTGACAGATAGTGGAGAGCCTTTACACATCGTAACTTTCGACTCTGAAAAACACTTTGATTTTGAAGAAATTCAAAAAAATAAAGCAGTCCTTCTTATTAATAACGGCATTCACGCTGGCGAACCGGACGGCATTGATGCAACCATGCAATTGTTTCGGGATTTGGCTTTAGGTAAAATAAAAATTCCAAAAAATACTGTCATTGTTTGTATTCCGGTATATAATATTGGCGGTGCTTTAAATAGAAATTCTACGACAAGAGCGAATCAAAACGGTCCTGAATCTTATGGCTTTCGTGGAAACGCAAGAAACTATGATTTGAACCGAGATTTCATCAAATCAGATACAAGAAACACGAAGAGTTTTGTGGAAATTTTTCATAAAATAAATGCTGATGTTTTTATTGATAACCATGTCAGTAATGGCTCTGATTATCAATACAAACTAACGTATATCATAACGCAACACAACAAACTAGGGACTATTTTAGGTGGTTTTTTAAATACCGAAATGATGCCTGCTTTAGTTAAGGATTTACAAAAGAAGAAAATAGAAATGACGCCGTATGTCAACTCATTTGCAGATACGCCAGACAAAGGTTTTGGGCAGTTTTTTGAAAGCCCAAGATTTGCAACGGGTTACACTTCATTGTTTAACACCATTGGGTTTGTGGTAGAAACACACATGCTGAAAAAATATGCGGATCGCGTGAAAGTAACGTATGAATATATGAGATCTGCAATTGATTACACCGATGCTAATTTTGAAAAAATTAAGCGGCTCCGTTTGAAAAATGAAGAACAATACCAACCCAAAAAATCGTACACCATAAAATGGGAAATCGACAGTACAAAAAAGACAACTTTCCCCTTTTTAGGGTATGAAGCCATTTATAAAAACAGTGATGTTACCGCAGGAAACCGTTTATTTTACGACAGAACAAAACCATATAAAAAAGACGTTCCCTACATTAAAGAATTCAAATCTGTAAAAGAGATTATTATCCCAACAGCGTATATTATTCCGAAAGGATTTTGGCCAGTTATTGACTTATTGATAAGCAATACCATTACCTACACTCAATTAAAAAAAGATACAATAATTGAAGTTGAAAGTTACAAAATCGCTGATTTCAAAACGACAACATCGGCTTATGAGGGGCATTATTTGCATAGAAATACTACTATAAATTCAAAAATTGAAAAATTGGCTTTCGCCAAAGGAGACTACATTATTCCAACGCAACAAAAGGGCATAAAATATTTATTGGAAACATTAGAACCCGAAGGAATTGATTCTTTTTTCAATTGGAATTTTTTCGACACAATGCTACAGCAAAAAGAGGGATATTCTGATTATGTTTTTGAAGATACTGCAACACGAATTTTAAAAGATAATCCAAAAATAAAAGCAGAATTTGAGTTAAAAAAGCAGAATGACTCAAGTTTTCTTAAAAATCCGGAAGCACAATTAGACTGGATTTACAAGCATTCCGTTTATTATGAAAAAGCGCATTTACAATATCCGGTGTATAGAATTTTAAAATAA
- the ftsH gene encoding ATP-dependent zinc metalloprotease FtsH, with translation MAKDNNPNSNKFKVSPWLIYTAILLIFLFISFITGGSSLNEPAQLTSSKFNNFLEKGQIEKVIVYNKTEAEVYLNAAALKDAVHKNVAKDVFDRPNKGPHYSFDIGNDQIFQNKLEKAVSEGKLKDFNFLPKNNWTDILISLLPIIIIIGVWIFIMRKMSGGGGAGGGQIFNIGKSKAKLFDEKTDIKTTFKDVAGLEGAKEEIQEIVEFLKNPEKYTNLGGKIPKGALLVGPPGTGKTLLAKAVAGEAQVPFFSLSGSDFVEMFVGVGASRVRDLFKQAKEKSPAIIFIDEIDAVGRARGKSNMSGGNDERENTLNQLLTEMDGFGTNSNVIVLAATNRADVLDKALMRAGRFDRQIFVDLPDIRERAEIFKVHLAPLKKVEGLDTDFLAKQTPGFSGADIANVCNEAALIAARNNKTAVDKQDFLDAVDRIVGGLEKKNKIVTPEEKKAIAIHEAGHATVSWMLEHAAPLIKVTIVPRGQSLGAAWYLPEERLIVRPDQMLDEMCATMGGRAAEKVTFNRISTGALSDLEKVTKQARAMVTVYGLNEKIGNVTYYDSTGQSEYSFAKPYSEETARIIDEEISLLIESQYQRAIQILEENKDKLNQLANILIEKEVIFKDDLEAIFGKRTFDKNLEEVVS, from the coding sequence ATGGCTAAAGATAATAATCCAAATTCGAATAAATTTAAAGTAAGTCCTTGGTTAATTTACACTGCAATCTTATTAATTTTCTTGTTTATAAGTTTTATAACTGGTGGCTCGAGTTTAAATGAACCTGCACAACTGACCTCTTCTAAATTTAATAATTTTTTAGAAAAAGGACAAATTGAAAAAGTAATAGTTTACAACAAAACGGAAGCAGAAGTATACCTAAATGCTGCTGCATTAAAGGATGCGGTGCACAAAAACGTAGCTAAAGATGTTTTTGACAGACCAAACAAAGGTCCTCATTACTCTTTTGATATTGGTAATGATCAAATATTCCAAAATAAACTGGAAAAAGCGGTTAGTGAAGGAAAATTGAAAGATTTTAATTTCTTACCAAAAAACAATTGGACAGATATCCTAATTAGTTTATTGCCTATTATTATTATAATTGGAGTTTGGATTTTTATAATGAGAAAAATGTCAGGCGGCGGCGGAGCTGGTGGCGGACAGATTTTCAATATTGGAAAATCGAAAGCTAAACTTTTTGACGAAAAAACAGATATTAAAACTACATTTAAAGATGTTGCTGGACTAGAAGGTGCAAAAGAAGAGATACAAGAAATTGTAGAATTCTTAAAAAATCCTGAAAAATATACTAACCTTGGTGGTAAAATTCCAAAAGGAGCACTACTTGTAGGACCTCCTGGAACAGGAAAAACTTTATTGGCGAAAGCCGTAGCTGGTGAAGCACAAGTGCCATTCTTCTCTTTATCAGGTTCTGATTTTGTGGAAATGTTTGTTGGTGTAGGTGCATCACGTGTACGTGATTTATTCAAACAAGCTAAGGAAAAATCTCCTGCTATCATTTTTATTGATGAAATTGACGCAGTAGGTAGAGCTAGAGGAAAAAGCAACATGTCAGGTGGAAATGATGAACGTGAAAACACATTAAATCAACTATTAACTGAAATGGATGGTTTTGGTACCAATTCAAATGTAATTGTTTTAGCTGCAACGAATAGAGCTGATGTACTTGACAAAGCATTAATGCGTGCAGGTCGTTTTGACAGACAAATTTTTGTAGATCTTCCAGATATTCGCGAACGTGCTGAGATTTTTAAAGTGCATCTTGCGCCTTTGAAAAAAGTAGAAGGACTTGATACCGACTTTTTAGCGAAACAAACTCCTGGTTTCTCCGGAGCGGATATTGCTAATGTATGTAATGAAGCAGCACTTATTGCTGCCAGAAATAACAAAACAGCGGTTGATAAACAAGATTTTTTAGATGCTGTTGATAGAATTGTAGGTGGTCTTGAAAAGAAAAATAAAATTGTAACTCCAGAAGAAAAGAAAGCAATTGCTATTCACGAAGCTGGTCACGCAACTGTAAGTTGGATGTTAGAACACGCTGCCCCTCTTATAAAAGTAACGATTGTTCCAAGAGGACAAAGTCTTGGAGCGGCATGGTATTTACCAGAAGAGCGCTTAATCGTTCGTCCTGACCAAATGCTAGATGAAATGTGTGCAACTATGGGAGGAAGAGCTGCCGAAAAAGTAACTTTCAACAGAATTTCAACTGGCGCATTGAGTGATTTAGAAAAAGTAACTAAACAAGCTCGTGCCATGGTTACGGTATATGGTTTGAATGAAAAAATAGGTAATGTAACTTATTATGATTCGACGGGACAAAGTGAATATAGTTTTGCAAAACCTTATTCTGAAGAAACAGCTAGAATAATTGACGAAGAAATCTCATTACTCATTGAAAGTCAATACCAAAGAGCCATCCAAATTTTAGAAGAAAATAAAGACAAGCTTAATCAGCTGGCTAATATTTTAATTGAAAAGGAAGTTATTTTCAAAGATGACTTAGAAGCTATTTTCGGAAAACGAACATTTGATAAAAATCTTGAGGAAGTAGTGTCTTAA
- a CDS encoding LUD domain-containing protein: MSLFRKFFGSSNLASDEDKESESSKYFTENATSIDEKFIYNFKKNGGKFLYCENSEEVSEHFENILAENDWFESDVLCYDPTLFKILDDNKLTYNKSANPKFLLASCENLIAEEGSILFSSKQIKQNKPHELPTNIVILANTSQILAAKSDGLSAIKKKYERDYPTNITTIKYFEKAKEEDFTQYGSSAKNLYLLLLEDQ; encoded by the coding sequence ATGAGTCTTTTTAGAAAATTTTTTGGTTCTAGTAATCTAGCTTCTGATGAAGATAAAGAAAGTGAGAGTAGTAAATACTTTACTGAAAACGCTACATCTATAGATGAGAAATTCATCTATAATTTTAAGAAAAATGGTGGTAAATTTTTATACTGTGAAAACTCAGAAGAAGTAAGCGAACATTTTGAAAACATACTCGCAGAGAACGACTGGTTCGAAAGTGACGTTCTATGTTATGATCCTACTCTTTTCAAAATTCTTGATGACAATAAACTGACTTATAATAAATCAGCTAATCCTAAATTTCTACTTGCAAGTTGTGAAAATTTAATCGCTGAAGAAGGGTCTATTTTATTTTCTTCAAAACAAATAAAGCAAAATAAACCACACGAATTACCTACCAATATTGTAATTTTAGCTAATACAAGCCAAATTCTAGCGGCAAAAAGCGATGGACTGAGTGCCATAAAAAAGAAATACGAAAGAGACTACCCTACCAATATTACTACAATAAAATATTTCGAAAAAGCAAAAGAGGAAGATTTTACACAATACGGAAGTTCAGCTAAAAATCTTTATTTATTGCTTTTAGAAGACCAATAA
- a CDS encoding phosphatidate cytidylyltransferase — protein MNETLKRAISGAIYVILLLVSILYSTESFFLLFGVFLLIAVYEFCNLVQINKVIPILFALIFYGGINLISFYKPLTEEIIYSIVGENYIILLDMDIIYKVLLLITILVSLKCIYFLFNDKIQSITPTSKYIYLLGYIILPFVFITKISFGIKDYNPKIIIGLFILIWTNDTFAYIVGKSIGKHKLLERISPKKTIEGLIGGVVFAVFAGFLISKYYIQASPNHLEKSIIIWTTIAIIVGFIGTIGDLIESKFKRIAGVKDSGKIMPGHGGILDRLDSVIFVAPFVYLFYQILNYVS, from the coding sequence ATGAATGAAACACTCAAGAGAGCCATATCTGGTGCTATCTACGTAATTTTATTATTAGTTTCAATATTATATTCAACTGAAAGCTTTTTCCTTTTATTTGGAGTTTTCTTACTTATCGCTGTATATGAATTTTGCAATTTAGTTCAAATTAACAAAGTAATTCCAATACTATTTGCACTAATATTTTATGGCGGAATCAATCTAATCTCTTTCTACAAACCTCTTACCGAAGAAATAATATATTCCATTGTTGGAGAAAATTATATTATCCTTTTGGATATGGACATTATATATAAAGTATTATTGCTCATTACCATCTTAGTGTCTTTAAAATGTATTTATTTTCTGTTTAATGACAAAATCCAATCGATTACACCTACTTCTAAATATATTTATTTACTGGGATACATCATACTGCCTTTCGTTTTTATTACAAAAATATCCTTTGGTATAAAAGATTACAACCCTAAAATAATAATAGGTCTTTTCATTCTTATCTGGACGAACGACACTTTTGCTTACATTGTTGGCAAATCTATTGGAAAACATAAATTATTAGAGCGTATTTCTCCAAAAAAAACCATCGAAGGTTTAATAGGGGGTGTTGTTTTTGCAGTTTTTGCAGGTTTTTTAATATCAAAATATTATATTCAAGCTAGCCCGAATCATTTAGAGAAGTCAATTATCATTTGGACAACAATCGCTATTATTGTTGGCTTTATTGGAACAATTGGAGATTTAATTGAGTCCAAATTTAAAAGAATTGCTGGTGTAAAAGACAGCGGAAAAATAATGCCAGGACACGGTGGCATTTTAGATCGATTAGATAGTGTTATATTTGTAGCACCATTTGTATATTTATTTTACCAAATTTTAAATTATGTTTCATAA
- a CDS encoding acyl-CoA-binding protein, with amino-acid sequence MIEKDLDTRFQEAVEIASDMTQASLPQDVQLRLYAFYKQATLGTLDLKQTTNYHLRDAFKTNAWMQISHLTSEEAKEHYIEIIETLLKK; translated from the coding sequence ATGATCGAAAAAGATTTAGATACACGATTTCAAGAGGCAGTTGAAATTGCTTCTGATATGACTCAGGCATCTTTACCCCAAGATGTGCAATTAAGGCTTTACGCGTTCTATAAGCAGGCTACTTTAGGAACTTTGGACCTAAAACAAACGACTAATTATCATTTAAGAGATGCTTTCAAAACCAATGCTTGGATGCAAATTAGCCATCTTACTTCGGAGGAAGCCAAAGAGCACTATATAGAAATCATTGAAACTCTTTTAAAAAAATAA
- the rsfS gene encoding ribosome silencing factor: MAKKTINNDDLLANIIKGIEEVKGNDIDILDLREIDTAVCDYFIICNGNSNTQVNAIVNSIQKTVSKELKDKPWHVEGTDNAEWVLMDYVNIVVHVFQKHIREYYNIESLWGDAKITTIQNKY; encoded by the coding sequence ATGGCGAAAAAGACTATAAATAATGATGACCTATTGGCGAACATCATTAAGGGAATAGAAGAAGTAAAAGGAAATGATATCGATATTCTTGATTTAAGAGAAATAGACACCGCAGTTTGTGATTATTTTATCATTTGCAATGGTAATTCAAATACACAAGTTAACGCTATTGTTAACTCAATTCAAAAAACAGTTTCAAAAGAATTGAAAGATAAGCCTTGGCATGTTGAGGGAACTGATAATGCAGAATGGGTTCTTATGGATTATGTAAATATAGTTGTCCATGTTTTCCAAAAACACATCCGAGAATACTACAATATAGAAAGTCTTTGGGGTGATGCAAAAATCACTACTATCCAAAACAAATACTAA
- a CDS encoding SRPBCC family protein, with amino-acid sequence MNLESPKVTVEKSAQELFELLSNVQNFEKLMPENIAKFEVIGDDAFIFGLKGMPEIKLKMKEKVAPNKIVLGAASDKLPFTLVANINAVTDNSSDVKLDFEGDFNPMMAMMIKGPIGKFIETLATNMVKL; translated from the coding sequence ATGAACTTAGAAAGTCCAAAAGTTACCGTCGAAAAATCAGCACAAGAATTATTTGAATTATTAAGCAATGTTCAAAATTTCGAAAAATTAATGCCTGAAAACATTGCGAAATTTGAAGTTATCGGTGATGATGCGTTTATTTTTGGATTGAAAGGCATGCCGGAAATAAAATTAAAAATGAAAGAAAAAGTAGCGCCAAATAAAATAGTTTTGGGTGCTGCCAGCGACAAACTTCCATTTACATTGGTTGCTAACATTAATGCTGTAACAGATAATTCAAGTGATGTTAAACTTGATTTTGAAGGAGATTTCAATCCCATGATGGCTATGATGATAAAAGGCCCTATTGGGAAATTTATTGAAACTTTAGCCACTAATATGGTGAAATTATAA
- the pyrE gene encoding orotate phosphoribosyltransferase → MIFNKETAEKTAELLLQINAIKLNPRNPFTWASGWKSPIYCDNRLILSFPAIRNYVRDEFSKNIEKQFGKPDVIAGVATGAIGIGMLVAESLGLPFVYVRPEAKKHGRLNQVEGFLQKGQNVVVVEDLISTGNSSLLAVEALRAAGANIKGMAAIFTYGFDVAEQNFKNANIDLLTLSNYQNLLNLAVAKKYITEEEEQTLREWNGSPSTWNVQV, encoded by the coding sequence ATGATTTTTAATAAAGAAACAGCCGAGAAAACAGCCGAATTGCTTTTGCAAATAAATGCAATTAAATTGAATCCAAGAAATCCTTTTACGTGGGCTTCGGGATGGAAATCGCCTATTTATTGCGATAACCGTTTAATCCTCTCATTTCCAGCCATAAGAAATTATGTGCGAGATGAGTTTTCCAAAAATATTGAAAAACAATTTGGAAAACCAGATGTTATTGCCGGTGTAGCCACTGGAGCGATAGGAATTGGTATGCTAGTTGCAGAAAGTTTAGGATTACCATTTGTGTATGTTCGTCCAGAAGCAAAAAAACATGGAAGGTTAAACCAAGTGGAAGGATTTTTACAAAAAGGACAAAACGTTGTCGTTGTAGAAGATTTGATAAGTACTGGAAACAGCAGTTTACTTGCCGTAGAAGCATTACGAGCAGCTGGGGCCAACATTAAGGGAATGGCGGCAATATTCACATATGGATTTGATGTTGCGGAACAAAATTTTAAAAATGCCAATATCGATTTATTGACATTAAGTAATTATCAGAATCTGTTAAATTTGGCTGTAGCCAAAAAATATATAACTGAAGAAGAAGAACAAACTCTGAGAGAATGGAACGGAAGTCCATCAACTTGGAATGTTCAAGTGTAA